The Calypte anna isolate BGI_N300 chromosome 3, bCalAnn1_v1.p, whole genome shotgun sequence genome segment CCCCCCTGCCCTCACTCTGCCTCCCCCCTCTCAGCTCCCCAGGGTGCTGTTACCTGCgctctcctcccaccccacGGCTCTCGGGCTGCTCGGGCACCCAGCAGTAGCTGTCTGCTGCATTTTTAGCTGGCCGCTTCTCCCTTTTGGCTGCCCTCCTCTTGCAAGCCAGCAGGGCCAAGGCgaaggccagcagcagcaggatggctaccaggctgcccaggatgTAGTAGAGGAGCAGCCGGGGGCCATCGGCACTGTGCTCAGGGCCAGGAGCTGACCCTGCTGCCGTGGGGGCCGGCGGTGTCACCCCGAAAGGGATGCCCAGGGTCTGGGGAATGCCCGTGGTCCGGGGGAGGACGCCCGTGGTCCGTGGGGCACCAGTGGTCTGGAGGATGCCCGTGGTCCGGGAGATGCCCGGGGTGCCGCTGGGGTGCCCCGCAGGCTCCTCTCCGGCGGTGGGTGCAGCACGGCAGCCCCGTCCGTCCTCCTCTGGAAGGAGCCCGGCAGGACAGACGCACTCGAAGCCGCCGGGGAAGTTGTGGCAGGGCCCGGGGCAGGGATCCCGCAGGCACTCATCCACATCCAGGCAGGAATCGCCGCTGCGGTGGTAGCCGTGCCGGCAGGCGCAGCGGAAGGAACCGGGGACGttgaggcagagctgggggcaggCGTCGGGCCGGGCACATTCATCCTCATCGCGGCACTGGTGGCTACCGGGCCCCGCTGGCCGGTAGCCGGGCCGGCAGAGGCAGACGAAGCTGCCGAGCGTGTTCTGGCACTCGTGCTGGCAGGGCCCGGACAGGCACTCGTCCACATCCACGCAGCTCCGGCCGTCGGAAGCCAAGGTGTAGCCGTCCTGGCAGCCGCACTGGAAGCCGTCGGGCAGCGTCCGGCAGGTCCCCGGGCAGGGGTTGGGGTGACAGGCGTCTCGGGCCAGGCAGGAGACCATGTCGGGAGCCAGGGTGTAGCCGGGATGACAATCGCAGCGCCGGGGCTCTCCCGGCTCCTGCAGGCAGCGGTGCTGGCAGCCCCCGTTGCGGTGGGAGCAGGTGGCGGGGCAGAAGGGGCCGGGGGGGTCCCAGGCGAAGCCCCCGTCCTCCAGGGGCCCTTTGCAGACAGCGAAGGAGGAGGAAGCGCTGTTCTCCTGGCAGTCGGCCTCGGCCAGCGTGCCGAAGGGGGCGGCTGCCAGCGAGGGGCTGCGGACCCCGAAGGGGGTGGTGTAGGAGACCCGGCCGGGCCCCGGCAGCGGCAGCGGCCCGCACATCCCCCGGAAGATGAACTTGCAGAGGAAGGCGGGCAGGGGGCCCCGGCAGGGCCGGTCAGCCCAAACCCCCAGGCCGGAGGGTCCGTCGGGCTGCAGACCCACGCAGCGGGAGCTGAGGCAGGTGACCGCGGGCTCCGACAGCCACGCCGTGTAATTCCCGGCTTCTcctccaccagcccaggagAAACCCCGCAAAGGCTCCTGCGGCTGCACGCACCGACCTCGGGAGAGCCACAGCCCGATCCaagccgggccgggccggccGGCGGCCGCCATCAGCTCCTGCAGGCTCCGGGCCTCGGCGGGGCTGCGAACCGGAGCCAGGTTGCCTCCGTTGTTCCGGCACGCTCCTGGGCCGCGCTCCAGCTTCAGTTCGGCTCGGTGCAAGGTATAAACAAGCGGTACCGGCGCAGATCACCTCGACGTCCTCCTCCCCGGAGCCCGGcgctggcagcagcagcaggagaagcagccGAGCGATGCTCATCCCGCCGGCTGGACGGACGGACCGACAGACGGACGGACGGAGCGGACGGGCCGCTGGCTCACATCCCCCGTCCCACCGCATCCTGTGCGGCCGAGTCTCCTATTTATCACCGGGAGGCTCCGGCTTCCTGTAGCGTGGCTCCGGCTGCTTGTGACGGCCCCGGTGCTGCTGGGCTCCCCAtcctcccctgcccccccgGCTCCTCGCTCCCATCCCAAGGCTCGGAGGGGACAGGGTGGCTGCGGCCCGCGACGCTTTTCTGCCAGGCTCCTgcacttttactttttttttttttttttttttttttcctgtggttttcaCGGGCTTATCTACTCGCTCAGCCGGCAAGATGATGTTTTCTAAGCCCTTATAGGGCCCGGTCGTTTCCAGGCATTGCTAAAAGggtaaaaaccaaaacaagcaaaaacccaaaccctgacGAAAAACCAAGAAGCCGTGGGATCCCTCGCTACCGGCTTCTAGAAGAAACAGAATATTTGGCACGGTGTCTCAGGCACACGCTACATTTCCAGCgcatttttccccttcttcgTGTGCTTTAAATAGACGGAGAAGCCCTGAAATAGGAGCTGGTCGTGGGAAGGACCGACGGAGCAAGCTCGGCCGGGCCCCGGTACCAACCCGTCTGTGCCAGGGCTACCGCTGGCCCCGGGGCTACCCCAGCCTCAGGCGGGTTCTGCTGTGATGCTCCGAGCTCCTGACCCACGGGTCACTTGACCCCGGTTCCGTGTGGGGAGAGgctcagctgggctgggctggtgtCGGGGCCAGCAGGGAAAGGGCAGAGGCGTTAATTCTGCACAATGAAGTTTAAACAAATCTTAAGGATGCTAAAGCCCCTGCAAGGGCTCGAGGAGACTTCTCTGCAGCAGGGTGGAAGGatccaaaagcatttctgcagcGTGActgacatttaaatatttttaaatatttaaattaaatattggCCAGTGCAGTTTGCTGTgcttatccttttttttttcttcttcttcttcttttttttgacCAGGTGATGCCAAGCAACACAGTGACCTCTGCCCATCTGACCCCACCACCCCAGGCATGTCCTGGTTTGGCCTCATCCTTTTTTACTTTACTGTAGAGCTGTCCTTTCCAAAGAGATTCCTGCCCACAGAGAGGTCAGGATGGTGACAAgtgtggggcagggggaagcTTCCTGAGCTGCCCTgaagcaggcagggctggaggagagagaggttctccagatgtgctgctgggagagcaaagaagcaaaaagtgAGTTTAACAAAACCCTAATCCCAGTTCCCTTGCTGGGCTGccaaccctcctgcatcccagggcCTCCTCCTGGAGCTTCCATCTCACTGGGACTGGGCTTGGGGTCTCAGCTCATCTGAAGGTTACAAAGACCTCGGGTGTAAAGGGTGGAGGATCTGGAGCCCCATCACCAACCTCTCC includes the following:
- the CD93 gene encoding LOW QUALITY PROTEIN: complement component C1q receptor (The sequence of the model RefSeq protein was modified relative to this genomic sequence to represent the inferred CDS: deleted 1 base in 1 codon), producing MSIARLLLLLLLPAPGSGEEDVEVICAGTACYTLHRAELKLERGPGACRNNGGNLAPVRSPAEARSLQELMAAAGRPGPAWIGLWLSRGRCVQPQEPLRGFSWAGGGEAGNYTAWLSEPAVTCLSSRCVGLQPDGPSGLGVWADRPCRGPLPAFLCKFIFRGMCGPLPLPGPGRVSYTTPFGVRSPSLAAAPFGTLAEADCQENSASSSFAVCKGPLEDGGFAWDPPGPFCPATCSHRNGGCQHRCLQEPGEPRRCDCHPGYTLAPDMVSCLARDACHPNPCPGTCRTLPDGFQCGCQDGYTLASDGRSCVDVDECLSGPCQHECQNTLGSFVCLCRPGYRPAGPGSHQCRDEDECARPDACPQLCLNVPGSFRCACRHGYHRSGDSCLDVDECLRDPCPGPCHNFPGGFECVCPAGLLPEEDGRGCRAAPTAGEEPAGHPSGTPGISRTTGILQTTGAPRTTGVLPRTTGIPQTLGIPFGVTPPAPTAAGSAPGPEHSADGPRLLLYYILGSLVAILLLLAFALALLACKRRAAKREKRPAKNAADSYCWVPEQPESRGVGGERR